The genomic window cACACCGATACTTTTTTAGAACATTTTTTTATTGCAAACAATATATCATTCTTATATAATATGCTGAAGaagaattaattaatcaatacatgaatcttgaatatataattaatcCCTAGAAAATGTGATTAACAGCACCAGGAAGGTGAGTGTTCATGAAATAATCTTCCCAATTAATGCAACTTGGATCAAAGTTGAGCACATCATCCATCTTGTGTTCTTTCATTGCCATTCTCAATTTCTCAGTATTAGCATCATCAAagctgataaaaaaaaaagtttagaaattagaagtataatttttgaaatttatgactTAAATAAGAGTGTCAAAGGGGTAAGTAGGTTGagtttaaacaaattaaaattgattgagttaataaaaaataaataagacttGATCTGCTAAAATGTCATTTGGGCTAATATTTATTAGGTTAACATGGGCTAAATATTGGGTGACAATCCAACTTGATCAATCTTACCAAAAAANNNNNNNNNNNNNNNNNNNNNNNNNNNNNNNNNNNNNNNNNNNNNNNNNNNNNNNNNNNNNNNNNNNNNNNNNNNNNNNNNNNNNNNNNNNNNNNNNNNNNNNNNNNNNNNNNNTAATTAGCTCCTAAAGTAGTGGAATTTTCATAAGTTTCCCTTAAGATTTTTCACTCCTTGTCTTAAGCATTGCATCTCATTTGCATTgctataaattttttgaaatttatcacCTTAAATATATGGAACACTAAATAtataccacaatatttgtgtGGTTATAATAGTTTCTCATTCAGATCAAATAATAAAGTTAATCTTTTTCAAGTATAAAATtgtatcatttctttttaactaattaaaaaataaaagtaagtgTGTCACATATACTGAAACGAAGAAATTAATtgggatttttaaaaaaaaaatatgaagattgACATACCTTCCATGGAAAAGCAAGTAAGGTTTGTATAGTTCAGATAATCGTATAGCCATATCAATCTTCCTTTTCAAATCCTTGTAGGTTTTGTCAAAACGACGCCATGATAATATATTTGCCAACTCTACTATCTACAACcatatgaaattaattaagcACCATTAGTATCATTGtaaataataactattaattaattattaactaTAAACTCGTATATATTGGTCAACTTtatgaaataatcattttttagcttttataattatattgacAAATAGTCACGGTCCTAGAGTTTCAAATTGCGCAAGTGAAACTCTAGGACATTGGCTATTTTTTTAAAGGCAGGATCGAAAGAGTAGTTCGATGgacattatttatatatgcattTTCTTATTATGCCCCTAGCTCGACTATTAAAGTATTGTCTAGTTTGACTTAATTTTAGAGCCTCGTGATTTTGTTCCTTTGGACTTTAATCCAAAAGGCACCTCAACATTGAAATTTCTTAATTCGCAAGTAAAATTTACAAATATctacatttcattttttgaatatacttaaagatatttttcaaaaaatgggCCGCATTGGAAGTGGCCCATGAGTCATGACTCATGAGTGCTATTTATagtgaattcatttttttatgacCTCTAACTTTTCAGTCTCATTTCGATATGAAATTTGCATAAAGACAAGTTTCACAGCGAAGCTTATTTGTATCAagatgaaaaatattactatgCTAAAAAAAACAAACCTTTAACAATGGCCAATAATAGGTTGAAATGTATTTTCGAAAGTTATCCATGCTGCTAAATAGTGTATGCTTCCCCACTTTGATAATTTTTCCATCTTTGttcatccatggattttttgtgaagtaatgaaataaaaatgattgAATATCTAAAGATTTTATGGGATTTATTTTCGAAGAACTTATATGATATATTAATTCTTGAGAAGGGTAATATTGATCATTTCCAATATGTGCTATAATTGAGGCAAGTATCGAGTTCACTACCATATCACCTGGAATCTGTAATTGAAGAAGTCAAAAATTAGGAAGAGATATTCACACAcgcacatatatataaataaattaaaacaaagagaGGAGATACCATATCAAGTATTGTATTTGGGTCACCAAAGCAAAAATTCATTACTCCTTTACCATATGCTAAAATAAAGGAATCCACTGTTCTGCAATTgcaaaattatatacataatatataagcTAGAGATCATGAATcacttctaattaattaaataaatgttgtactttattttaattatttcaaaaatttgagtaacaataattttttattagtgGTATACTAATGTGTATATCGatcataattttgaatttacaAATTCTGATGATTTACTTACTTCACTCCTTCAATCCATCCCGGAAATGGCTCTTTATAAGTGCTAGTAATAATCGTAGGACGTATTATAACAAGTTGTAGATCTTCCTTATAGTGTACTAAAAGCATCTCTCCCATTGCCTTTGTAAAGGAATATGTGTTTGGCCACCCATGAAAAATTGCCCTAAAAACACCAAACATAAGAGCTATGTTaatgtaataaaaataatagtttaaGTTGTATACATCTttagcataatttttttttatagtatcGGATTATCTCTTATCTTTTATAGCAGAATAGTATCGGATTATCTCTTATCTTTTATAGcagataatttatcatttttcaaaattacaaatttaaaactttaacttTTTTAAGGAGGTTTATCTGTAAATATACTTCAAGAAATTTaattgtgaattttattttctttcttacaTTGACAATGTATAATATGTAACTGAATATAACTTTTTGTACACTGACAGTacgaaaaaatatttacattattaGATCACCTATGACAATAACATATGTAACCCGCCTATAATAGTAAGCAAAATTAATGAACAACTtaacaaataaaacatatacAACATGTTAAAATATACTGATagcgtaattttttttttttgcaatatctatttatataagttaaatcatCCAACCTTTGAATGCCTAGATCTCTCATGGCTATTGTCACTTCCTTTGTAGTCAAGTTTTGATCTTCAAGTTCTTTGAGTTTTTCCTCTATCACTTTCCTCTCCACATCAAtctctaattttgtgtttttgttgAGTGTTTCTCCCAAAACAAATGATTTTTCTGGTATTACTCCTTCACCTTCCCCACAAACATATGCTGCATTGCATGTGACAGACAACATTTATATGatgatatttgattgaatataaaatttgtaaGATACATAATCAAAATACTCTTAGAACTTgttgtaaattattaaaaagaNTATGATGATATTTGACTGAATATGAAATTTGTAAGATACATaatcaaaatattcattatTAAAAAGAAGTTTGTAAGATTTAAAAACTAACCAGTGGATACATGGACAAgaattttcacatttgaacattTTTTAGCAAACTTGAGGACATTGAAGGCACCTAGAACATTAATATTCATTGCAATATCATATCTACAAGGGGAAAACATAGTTAATAACATAGtgaaataaactaattaattaatgggttgaattaaaattaaatacatTAATCATATGAAAATATACCTCTCATCAAATCTAGTAGTTGCTGCTGAGTTTATAATCATGTCAATTTCTTTAAACATCTCCGAATTTTCAATTGCAAAATCCTCAAATGAAATGTCACCAGCAACTGGAAATACTTTCTCTTCTATAAGAGAATTTAGGTTATTTGTACCTATTTTTTCTCTTAGAACACTAAACAATTCAGTCTGCATAACCTGTGTGAAAACTCACAAAATATTTcgtcaatattttttattaagaagattcaaaatttaaagaaataagaCGCACAAAAAAAGCTAAGAAGATTCAACATCTATTTATTtacactaaaaaaaatcaaacgaATAGCTGAAAAAAACACacgaaaaaaaaactaaattgcCCAATATATTTTGctacaacaagaaaaaaattaacatcCATTATTTTATAATGACTTAGGTTATTGTAACTTATTATTTGGTCCATTTACTCTCTCAAGTCTAATTTAGTTAAGACATTATGTTCCTTGTCTTTATGTGTCCAACTTTTAGGGGTCTTTTCAATTTCtcattaagaaaattaatataattaagacATTATAT from Solanum stenotomum isolate F172 unplaced genomic scaffold, ASM1918654v1 scaffold22793, whole genome shotgun sequence includes these protein-coding regions:
- the LOC125851126 gene encoding fatty acyl-CoA reductase 3-like — encoded protein: MEPFLEGKTIFITGATGFLAKILVEKILRIQSNVRKLFLLVRASDTKSARKRFNDEVMQTELFSVLREKIGTNNLNSLIEEKVFPVAGDISFEDFAIENSEMFKEIDMIINSAATTRFDERYDIAMNINVLGAFNVLKFAKKCSNVKILVHVSTAYVCGEGEGVIPEKSFVLGETLNKNTKLEIDVERKVIEEKLKELEDQNLTTKEVTIAMRDLGIQRAIFHGWPNTYSFTKAMGEMLLVHYKEDLQLVIIRPTIITSTYKEPFPGWIEGVKTVDSFILAYGKGVMNFCFGDPNTILDMIPGDMVVNSILASIIAHIGNDQYYPSQELIYHISSSKINPIKSLDIQSFLFHYFTKNPWMNKDGKIIKVGKHTLFSSMDNFRKYISTYYWPLLKIVELANILSWRRFDKTYKDLKRKIDMAIRLSELYKPYLLFHGSFDDANTEKLRMAMKEHKMDDVLNFDPSCINWEDYFMNTHLPGAVNHIF